TTGAGTTAGTTGAAAAATTAAAGCCAATTGTTAAATCTCTGATGTTCGGGGAAGCTTGCAGTAATGTACCTATATTTAAAAATTAGGAATGGTTTTTGATAGGTTACAAAACAACATAAAAATTTAAATTAAAATGAGTTTATTAGACCTTATCACAGGAAACCCAGGAACACAAGTAGCAGAAAAAGCAGAATCAAAGTTTGGAATTAGCAAAAGTCAAATTATGGCTTTATTGGTGGTAGCAACGCCACTAGTAATTTCTTACCTTAGAAATAAATCTAAAGATGAAAAAGAGGCAGAAGCACTCAATAATGCTTTAGAAAAAGACCATGATGGTAGTATATTAGATGATGTAAGTCAGGTAGAAAATAGACAAGAGGAAGGTAATAGCATTCTAAGTCACATTTTTGGAGATAAAAAATCAACTGTAGAGAATCAGCTTTCTCAAAACACAGGGATTTCTATGGATAAAATAGGACCTTTGATGGCGATGTTAGCTCCTGTTATTATGGGATATATAGGAAAACAAAAGAGAGAAAATAATGTAACTTCAGGAGGAGGACTTTCGGATTTGCTAGGAGGTATTTTAGGACAAGGTTCTCAGGAAGCACAACAAGGTGGTGGAGGTAATCCTCTTACAGATTTACTCGGAAGTGTTCTAGGTGGTGGACAATCACAACAG
The genomic region above belongs to Riemerella anatipestifer and contains:
- a CDS encoding DUF937 domain-containing protein, which translates into the protein MSLLDLITGNPGTQVAEKAESKFGISKSQIMALLVVATPLVISYLRNKSKDEKEAEALNNALEKDHDGSILDDVSQVENRQEEGNSILSHIFGDKKSTVENQLSQNTGISMDKIGPLMAMLAPVIMGYIGKQKRENNVTSGGGLSDLLGGILGQGSQEAQQGGGGNPLTDLLGSVLGGGQSQQGGGNPLNDILGSVLGGGDNKQQSGGLGGLLGGLFGGSK